GCGAGCTTCTGCCCGCATACGGGACGTTGCCGCAGCCTGATCGCGCGCGGACGCGATGGCATCTTGTGACGGCAGTTGGTTGTCGCTGATTTGTTCCCACAGTGCTGCTTCCCTGGAGCCGCGCCACGTCTTCCACTCGCCCGGGACACGGTCGGCGATTTCGAGAACGAGCGGGGCCGTGTTCTCGTTTGGTGGTGGTTCGGCTTTCTTCCACGCCTCCAGAACCGCGTCAAGCCGCCACCCGGGTTCGTCGACGTCGAGCCGGTTGGTCATAACGGTCAACTGCCGCTGGCCGAGCCGGCCCATCTGCCATCGAGCGAGGAAGAGCACGACCGCGATTGCTGCAAAGAGGCCCAGGCTCCAGAACGCGAGCTTCCGCAAGCGGCGGAACCGGAAACGCGGCCGGGGCGGGGCGAAGTCGTCGTCCGGGTCGATCATGGCACGTGCTCGCGTTCGGGTGGTAAGGACGGCGCGGGTCGGTGTTCCAGAATCAACAAACGTACTCGCTTCCAAGGGAAGTTGAGGCGACGGGTTGGGTTTTCTCCACGCGGAGAGAGCCGCTACAACAGCCTCTTCCTCACGGATGAGGACGACGGATCGGTGGACCGATTTCACATCTCATCACTGACTTCGGGTTCGGGCGTGAGGATGCCCAGAACGAGTGATGGGTTGGGCTCAGTTCCCCGGTACACACATCTCACCAGCAACGCGGAGAGGGGGACGGGTACTTCACGGACGGGGGAATCGGGACGGGAACGCTGACAAGCGCCTCGACGAGCGGGTACCGGTTTCCGTCCCGTCGACGGCGGTAATGAGGCGCTAACACGCTTCGAGAAGCTGAAACGTTTTTGCGCCCGGTTACGCAACGACGGGCGCAATCATTTACCCCTCGCACCTACCGCAACTCCATCAACACGAGTGAGGTCTGTTACTCTCCCCCAGAAGCGCCTCGGCGGTGGCGTCGCCTCCCGTGGAATCTCGTGCCGAAGCAAGTTGTACTCCCGTAGTGGGGTGCGTCATTCCTTCACTTCGACGACTCCCGCCTTGGACGCACCGGCCTTGATCGCGGCGATCACTTTCTCGGCGTCGGCCTTGGCCTTGTACCCCTCGCTAGACGTCGCCACGACCTGACCGTTCACCGCTTTCAGCCGCCAGCGGTGCTCCTTCTTTTCGTCCTCGTACACCTCGAACTTCTCCTTATCGTTGGTACCCGCCTTCTGAACCAGCTCGATCCCGTGCCGGGCGTCGGCCGCGGCCTTATACCCCTGGCCCGCGGTCGCCAGGATCGCTCCGTTCGCGGCCTTGAGGCGCCACCGGAACTGCTCGTCCTTCCCCTTGTACAGCTCGAACTTCATCTTCGCGTCTTGCGCGGGTGCCGGGCCGACGAAGCACAACAGTCCGGCGACGATTGTGGCGGCAGACAGGACACGGGACATGACGCGACCTCGGAGAACATCAGGGCGGGCGAGATTCGGAACGGGCGGCAAATCACGGGCCAACCAAAGCCGCACCGATCCATTGCGGTGCCCGACTTCGCGCCCGCGATCGATCGGTGAAAGTGCGACTGGTCTCGTGTCCTTCGATTACTGACCAAACTGTTCGCGACGCTTCGACGGGTACAAATCGGGTATCCGAGGGCTGAAGATTATGCCTGGAAACTGTGTTCAGTCAGCTCCGACTGTTCCGAGCCCGGAATGTGGATGGACGTTGCCGCGGCCGAAAAGATGCTCCGCGACATGGCCTACGTCCTGAAGCTCACCCGCCGTGTGAAAGCGGAAATGACCGCCGAGCAGACCCCCGAGAAAACGATCGTAGCTCGGGCGTGGGAGCGGGCGCTGGTAGCGTGACGCAGCGATTCTTCCGGTACGGCTTGCTCAGTGCCAACGAAAAGATGAAGCCCCCGGTTGCGCTCAGCGTGCCGGGGGCTTTTGTCGTTTCTGGCTTCGGTTGCTCACGGTTTGGTGACCTTGAAATCCGTGAACCGAACCCAGTGATTCGCTTTCTCGGGTGCCCCCGCCGCGGTCAGGCAGAACCCGCACTCCTTCGCGTCCCTCTGTAGCGCGGAGTGGAAGAAGCCCGTGTACTCGTCCTTGGGCGACGGGCCGACCGAGAAGAACGCCGTCCCCCGGTCGACAGTGATCCGCAGATCCCCGGCGTCCTTCGTCACCTCCGTGTACTTCACCTCGTACTTCTCGACGTCGCCCTCCTCGCCCTTCTTTCCCTTGAATACGTACTTGCCCGGCGCAAACACGAGCTTGCCTTTGACTCGCTCTTTCTTCGCCGCGAACTCCGGGCTACCGTCGGTCCACAGGTCCACCCCGGCGAACTCCCCATCCGCGGTGAACTCGTCGAGGGGAGTCACCTTCACTGAGACGATCACCGTGTCCGTCGTCTTGAACGGCAGAATCACCTTCAGCACCGGCGTGCCCTTCTTCGCCGGGCCGTTCTGGACCCGCATCTCGAGTCCGCCGTCCTTCACCCGATAGTCCTTCTTATCGAGGCCCACCGGCTCCCACTTCTTAGAAAGCCCGTCCTTGAACGCGTCCTCGAAGATCACGTCTTCACTGAGGCATGGGGCGGCAAGGACGAAGAGCATCGTCGCGGCCAAACTGAACGTCGTTGGCGTGCGCATGGGATGTTCCGGAGAGGGAGTGTACCGTTCGAGAACGATTAGAACCTGCCCATGTCCTCGAAGCAAGGCATTCGCCGTCCGTCGAGAGTTCCTCCCGGTTCAACTTCCGCCGAAGTAGGTCTCCTGCAGGAACCGTAACCCGGTCAGGATCTGCTCCACTCGATCGGCGGACAGCGTTCCGATCCGCTCGCCCAACCGGTCCTTCCGGACAGAAGAGACCCGGGGCACGACCACTACGCTCTGCTTCGGCAGGTTGCCCTCGCCCGGATCGAGCAGCACGTTTCCCGGCTCGCTCGCCCGGTTCAAGTTGGTCGTCAGCGCGCACACGATCACGGTGGCGACGCGGGAGTGGTTGAACACGTCGTCCTGGACCACCACGTGCGGGTGTGGAGCGCTCTGCTTTGTACCCTCAACTTCGGCCGCGACCCAGAACACGTCCCCGCGGCTGATCTTCAGTACCAGTTGTCCCGCGTCCGTCACCATAACACCTTACCCAAGCGGTATGTCAGGGAAGTCGCCCGGTCGGTTGGCATCTCCATTGCTTCGTATCCGATACTCGCCCCCAGCACAACATACCCGGAGGCAGTCATGCCACGCGGCGATAAGAGCAAGTACACGGACAAGCAGAAGCGGAAAGCCGAGCACATCGCAGAAGGGTACGAGGAGCGCGGGATGCCGGAGGAGCGGGCCGAGGCGATTGCTTGGGCGACGGTGAATAAGGAAGATGGGGGCGGGAACAAATCGGGCAGCGGGCGTGGGGTGCCGGACACGAAGGTGTCGGCGAAGCGGGGTGGGAAACTGGGAGGGAAGGCCTCGGCAGCCCGACCAGCCGCCGCTAAATCGGCCTCGGCGAAGAAGGCGGCCGCAACGAGGAAGCGACGCGCGGCCACAGCTAAATAGAACCAGCTTCTCTGGCGGTGCTGCCGGCGTGGTCGCACCGCCCATACAACCGTCCGTCATGACTTCTTGGCACGTCGTTGACTGTGCCTTCACCCGGTTCTACTCCGCTCCCGCCACAGGCTTTCACGCAAAAGCCGAATCTGCGCCCCGACCCTTCGGCTTCTTCCCCTGTTACAGGCAAGAGATCGAGAAGGATTTTTGCCCGGACTTGTCACACCCGCTCTTTTCGCGTGTCAAAGTCGTTGCCTCCATCCGGCCTCCGCGTTGGCGGGAAAGGCATTACCTGGGAGAAATGTCATGTTCAACCCGTTCGCGGAGGTCGTCGACGAGTCCGATGACCTCGCCCTGATCGAGTCGGCACGCGGCGGCGGCCTCGATTCCCTGGAGAAGCTGATCCTGCGCCACCAGGCGTGGGTGTACAACATCGCCGTCCGCATGGTGTTCCACCCGCAGGACGCTGAAGAGGTGACGCAGGAAGTGCTCATCAAGGCCGTCACCCACCTGAGCACGTTTCGCGGGGGCAGTACGTTCCGCACGTGGCTTTACCGGATCGCCGCCAACCACGTCATGAACATGAAGCGCCGTGGAGCAGAACTCCAGCCGCACACGTTCGCGGAGTACGGTGCCGCGGTGGAAGGCGTCCCTGACATGGACCTGCCCGACCCGAACACCGTCCCGGTGGACGTGCCGCTCCTGGTCGAGGAGGCTAAGCTCACCTGCACGACCGGGATGCTGCTCTGCCTGGACCGCCGACAGCGGCTGGTGTTCACGCTCGGCGAGGTTCTGGGCGTCAGCGACACCGTCGGGGGCGAAGTCCTCGAGATGTTGGCCGACAACTTCCGGCAGAGCCTCGCGCGCGCCCGCCGTGACCTGTACCAGTTCATGCACGACCGGTGCGGCTTGGTGAACGCGGACAACCCGTGCCGGTGCCCCAAGAAGACCAAGGGGTTCATCTCCGCCGGCCACGTCGACCCGGACCGGCTGCTGTTCGCCTCGCGGCACGCCCTGCAGGTCCGGACCGCCGCCCACGATACGGTCCGTGAGATCGAGAACACCCTCGACCGCCAATACGCGGACGTCTTCCGCGACCACCCGTTCCACCAGTCGCCCGACCAGGTCGCTTGGCTGCGCCGCCTCCTGGACCAGCCCGCCGTCCGCACGACTCTGCGCCTCTCCTAAAAAATCTCGCCGCTCCTGTCACAGTCGGCCTCCCCCCGTGTCTACGGGTGCAAGGAGGTCGAATCATGCCGAAACTGCAAGACAAAGTGGCCCTGGTGACCGGGGCGTCGAAGGGGATCGGGGCCGGGATCGCCCGGGAACTCGCCGCGTGTGGCGCGGCGGTCGCGGTGAACTACGCGTCCGACCGGGCCGGTGCGGAGGCGGTCGTCAGCGCAATCACGGCGTCCGGCGGCCGGGCCGTCGCACTTCCCGGCAACGTGTCGAGGGCGGACGATGTGGCCCGGCTCCTCGCCGAGACCGTCCGCACACTGGGAGCGCTCGACATCCTGGTGAACAACGCCGGGGTGTACGCGCCGACGCCACTGGAAGCCGTAACCGAGGACGAGTTCCACCGGCAGATCGACACGAACGTGCTCGGGCCGCTGCTGGTCATGCGGGAATCGCTGAAGCACTTCGGGCCGGCGGGCGGGAGCGCGATCAATGTTGGATCCGGGGCGTCCCGGATGTGCCCGCCCGGGTACGCGGTCTACACAGCCAGCAAGGCGGCCCTGGACGCACTCACCGGTGTGCTGGCCAAGGAGCTGGCGGCCCGCCGCATCCGGGTGAACTCCGTGAACCCCGGGGCCACGCTGAGCGAGGGCGCACGGACGGCGGGGCTCTACGGGGTGGACAGCGCGTTCGAGAAGCAATTGGTCGCCATGACGCCGCTCGGCCGCGTCGGCACACCGGCCGACATCGCCAAAGTCGTTGCATTCCTCGCGTCGGATGATGCCGGCTGGCTCACCGGCGAGATCATCCTCGCCTCGGGCGGGCTGCGGTAATCCATT
This region of Gemmata massiliana genomic DNA includes:
- a CDS encoding YegP family protein; protein product: MSRVLSAATIVAGLLCFVGPAPAQDAKMKFELYKGKDEQFRWRLKAANGAILATAGQGYKAAADARHGIELVQKAGTNDKEKFEVYEDEKKEHRWRLKAVNGQVVATSSEGYKAKADAEKVIAAIKAGASKAGVVEVKE
- a CDS encoding type II toxin-antitoxin system PemK/MazF family toxin, whose protein sequence is MVTDAGQLVLKISRGDVFWVAAEVEGTKQSAPHPHVVVQDDVFNHSRVATVIVCALTTNLNRASEPGNVLLDPGEGNLPKQSVVVVPRVSSVRKDRLGERIGTLSADRVEQILTGLRFLQETYFGGS
- a CDS encoding plasmid stabilization protein translates to MPRGDKSKYTDKQKRKAEHIAEGYEERGMPEERAEAIAWATVNKEDGGGNKSGSGRGVPDTKVSAKRGGKLGGKASAARPAAAKSASAKKAAATRKRRAATAK
- a CDS encoding RNA polymerase sigma factor — translated: MFNPFAEVVDESDDLALIESARGGGLDSLEKLILRHQAWVYNIAVRMVFHPQDAEEVTQEVLIKAVTHLSTFRGGSTFRTWLYRIAANHVMNMKRRGAELQPHTFAEYGAAVEGVPDMDLPDPNTVPVDVPLLVEEAKLTCTTGMLLCLDRRQRLVFTLGEVLGVSDTVGGEVLEMLADNFRQSLARARRDLYQFMHDRCGLVNADNPCRCPKKTKGFISAGHVDPDRLLFASRHALQVRTAAHDTVREIENTLDRQYADVFRDHPFHQSPDQVAWLRRLLDQPAVRTTLRLS
- a CDS encoding SDR family NAD(P)-dependent oxidoreductase; this translates as MPKLQDKVALVTGASKGIGAGIARELAACGAAVAVNYASDRAGAEAVVSAITASGGRAVALPGNVSRADDVARLLAETVRTLGALDILVNNAGVYAPTPLEAVTEDEFHRQIDTNVLGPLLVMRESLKHFGPAGGSAINVGSGASRMCPPGYAVYTASKAALDALTGVLAKELAARRIRVNSVNPGATLSEGARTAGLYGVDSAFEKQLVAMTPLGRVGTPADIAKVVAFLASDDAGWLTGEIILASGGLR